From the Rhodothalassiaceae bacterium genome, one window contains:
- a CDS encoding peroxiredoxin: MSAEELDVGMPAPDFALPADTGETVRLADLKGRKVVLYFYPKDLTPGCSQEAQDFSALLPQFREADTEVFGISRDSITRHKTFREKLDLAVPLLSDEDGRVCEAYGVWKQKKNYGRTYWGIERSTFLIDRDGRIARIWRKVRVKDHAAKVLEAARALS; encoded by the coding sequence ATGAGCGCCGAGGAACTGGACGTCGGCATGCCGGCCCCGGATTTCGCGCTGCCCGCGGACACCGGTGAGACGGTGCGGCTCGCCGATCTGAAGGGCCGCAAGGTCGTGCTGTACTTCTACCCGAAGGACCTCACCCCCGGCTGCAGCCAGGAGGCGCAGGATTTCTCGGCGCTTCTGCCGCAGTTCCGGGAGGCGGACACGGAGGTCTTCGGCATCTCGCGCGATTCCATCACGCGCCACAAGACCTTCCGCGAGAAGCTGGACCTTGCCGTGCCGCTGCTGTCGGATGAGGACGGCAGGGTCTGCGAGGCCTACGGGGTGTGGAAGCAGAAGAAGAACTACGGCCGCACCTACTGGGGCATCGAACGCAGCACCTTCCTCATCGACCGCGACGGCCGGATCGCGCGCATCTGGCGCAAGGTGCGGGTCAAGGACCACGCGGCAAAGGTGCTCGAGGCCGCGCGCGCCCTGTCATGA
- a CDS encoding rhamnosyltransferase, which translates to MSPGTGTRPDVGSAAVAVLVAARPEEKVARARALAEDWRGGRLAFAFAAAPPADPARPAHPVLLPPGEMPRRRRAGSLKTRIALLHAIAHIEFNAIDLAADIIARFGADMPRAFVDDWARICGEEAEHFALLRARLQALGADYGDLPAHAGLWQAARETADDILARLVIVPLTLEARGLDVTPGMRERFARAGDAESAAILERILADEIGHVAAGRRWFLHVCAARGLNPAATYRRLLAERFHGRLKPPFNRAARDAAGLPAAFYLDADPDGSTERPSSPQGAG; encoded by the coding sequence ATGAGCCCGGGCACGGGCACGCGGCCCGATGTCGGTTCGGCCGCGGTGGCGGTGCTCGTCGCCGCCCGGCCCGAGGAGAAGGTCGCGCGCGCCCGGGCGCTCGCCGAGGACTGGCGCGGGGGCCGGCTCGCCTTCGCCTTTGCCGCCGCGCCGCCGGCCGATCCCGCGCGTCCCGCGCACCCGGTTCTGCTGCCCCCGGGCGAGATGCCGCGCCGCCGGCGCGCCGGATCGCTGAAGACGCGCATCGCGCTGCTGCACGCCATCGCGCATATCGAGTTCAACGCCATCGATCTCGCCGCCGACATCATCGCCCGCTTCGGCGCGGACATGCCGCGAGCCTTCGTGGACGACTGGGCGCGCATCTGCGGCGAGGAGGCGGAGCATTTCGCCCTGCTGCGCGCCCGTCTTCAGGCACTGGGGGCGGATTACGGCGACCTTCCCGCGCACGCGGGGCTCTGGCAGGCGGCGCGCGAGACCGCCGACGACATTCTCGCCCGCCTCGTCATCGTCCCGCTGACGCTGGAAGCGCGCGGGCTCGACGTCACGCCCGGCATGCGCGAGAGGTTCGCGCGCGCGGGCGATGCCGAAAGCGCCGCGATTCTGGAACGCATCCTCGCCGACGAGATCGGCCATGTCGCGGCCGGACGCCGCTGGTTCCTGCATGTCTGCGCCGCGCGCGGGCTGAATCCCGCGGCCACGTACCGGCGCCTGCTCGCCGAGCGGTTCCACGGGCGGCTCAAGCCGCCCTTCAACCGCGCCGCGCGCGACGCCGCCGGCCTGCCCGCCGCGTTCTATCTCGACGCGGATCCCGACGGATCCACCGAGCGTCCCTCCTCTCCGCAAGGTGCCGGCTGA